The Nitrospiraceae bacterium region TATTTTACAACGGTTCAATGTTTTTGGTTTTTGAGGAAGGTCTCGTACTGTGTTGCCGTCATCAACTTCTCTACTTCCCCTGGGTTTGAAAGCTCAACGACCGCCATCCAGCCTTTCCCATAGGGATCAGAGTTGACGACTTCCGGATGGTCTTTTAAATCGGTATTGACCTTCACAATGGTGCCGCTGATCGGCGTATAAATCGTCGAGGTGGTTTTCGTCGATTCCACTTCACCGATCTGCTGCCCGGCCGTCACCGAGGCTCCGACTTTGGGGAGATCAATAAAGACGATGTCGCCAAGGGCATCCTGCGCAAAATGACTAATCCCCAATGTGGCCTGCGTGCCGTTGACCCGAATCCATTCATGCTCCTGATGATACCGAAGATTTGCTGGAATCATACTCTCCTCTAAGTGGCCGGCCAAATAACTGTGGGCCTCACGCGACGAAATGGGCGTGCGGATCGTAGTGGCACAGTGCCCGTTTTGTCAAGGAACGACTGCCCCGTTCATCAGGACGAGCGGGGTGTGAGGTTGTTCTGACATTGCAGTCAGCGTCGTGGTAACTGCCTCTGGTATCATATCCGGATCCGATCGAGTGAGTGCCAGACCGAGCCAGAGGGGTCGCTCTCCCGTCGTCGCCTGAGCCAGCCGTTTCACGAGTTCCGTCCGACCGATCCCGCCTCCGGTCGAAGCTTCCGACTCTAGAAGTACTAAAGCATCGAATCCTCTCAGTCTGGTTTCGAGCAGGTCCTCCCCGTAATCGATCAGCGATGCTTTCGGATCCAGAACTGCGCTTGCATGAACAGTCATCACCATACTACGAGTCGACCGCTCTCGGCGTACCTGATCCCGTAATTGCCCGACAAATCGGAGATAGCTGCGCGTTTTCCACCCTGCCCATCTCCAAAATGATGGACTGGGGGGTTCTCCCTTGGTCGATGAGCCAAATTGCCGTTCAAACACAGCCCAGGACGTTGGGCTGATTTCCTCCGCGAATCCTTTTTTCATTCTGGCCTGCAAGACCAGTCCGTCGATGCCGGTTCGACATAGATCGTCGACGATACGGCTGACTGTTTGCTGGTATTCCGGATTGAGAACGTCCACCAAACTACTCGATTGTGACAGTAGTGCGCTCGGGCCTCGAACTGCATTGACCCACTCTGGGTTGGGAGACATCCAGGCCGCTTGATGGAGGTCCAGCCGAGCGAAGACAGCGACTCCTTCTGCGTGGGCGAGCGGAATCACGCGGCCCAGCAAATCGTCGATAAGCGGGACCACGGATGTTTTGAAATACACTCCTGTGGCGGGAGACCGATCCAGATCAGCCATGGATGTCCCGGCATCGATCAATAAGGTCGTGACGCCCGCCTTGCGCACCTTCGCGATCCAAGAAGAGAGATCTGCGATCCGGCTCCAATCAACATAGCTCACCGACAAGACGACCGAGCGCATCTCCGACAAAACAGCGGTCCCGCCATTCTGCATGAGGGCATCGAGCCGTCGGACGGCATGAGCTTGGTAGCCGGAGGCGGAATCGTTCGGCGGACTAGAAGCCCCTGCCAACGTTCGATATTCAGCGATTGCGCCTGGGACATTGCCCTGCGCTTCGTAGGATCGAGCCAGCCACCAACGGGCTTCACTGAGTCGTGGAGATTGTGGATTGGCCTCGATGAACCGCTTGAACAGTATCGACGCCTTGGAATATCGGCCTTGAACATAGGCGCGGTAGGCTTCCTCGAGAGACCTCGTCTGGGTATCGAGCTGCAGATTAATTCCGGATTCGACCGGCGGAATAGAAGGTGCAACGGGATAGGCAGTATGGTGGCATGCGGTGAGGGGCAGCATCATAAGTCCTCCGAACCGGAGTATCGCCCCTCGAAGATGTGTGAAGGTGACTGGCAAGACGTGTCATGCCCACTTGAGTGACGCTATCGAACGAGCTCCATTTCTGAGAAAAAGTACCCAATCTCGAATCGCGCCGTCTCCGGCGAGTCCGATCCGTGGACGGCGTTATATTCGATGTTGGCCCCATGTGCGGCGCGGATCGTCCCCTTCTCAGCCTTTGCCGGGTCCGTCGCCCCCATGATTTCTCGATTCTTCTTGATGGCGTTCTCGCCCTGCAGCACGAGAACAACGGCTGGCCCGGACGACATGAAGGTGCACAGGCTCTCAAAAAACGGCCTGGCCTTGTGAACGGCGTAAAATCCTTCTGCTGTTGCTTTCGACAGATGCATTAGTTTCATCGCGACTGGCTTGAGCCCTGCCTTCTCATACCGGCTGATGATGTCACCGATGACATGCTTTTTTACCGCATCAGGCTTGATGATCGCGAGCGTTCGTTCACTCATTGCTTGAAGTATTCCTCCCCTCTCAGTAGCCGAAGATGACCCAATGCAACGATCTCATTATAAGGATGGCCTACGGACCTTGCAAGAAGAGCACGGATCAGCTGGAAAATGTTCGAGCGAGTTCATGCGGTGGGAACACCCCTCGTTCAGTAATGATACCGGTGATGTATTCAGCCGGCGTGACATCGAAGGCGGGATTGTATACGTCGACACCGGCCGGGGCGACGGGATGACTTCCGTGGATGGAGGTCACTTCCGCTGGGTTGCGCTGTTCGATCGGAATGTCGTCCCCGGACTTGGTCTTGAGATCGATCGTCGAATAGGGTGCCGCAACGTAAAAGGGAATTCTGTGGGCCTTCGCCAACACCGCTACCGAATAAGTTCCAATCTTGTTGGCCACGTCGCCGTTGGCTGCAATGCGATCGGCCCCAACGACACAGAGATGAATGTTCCCCTTGCGCATCAGGGCACCGGCCATATTGTCGGTTATCAACGTCACCGGAATCTTGTCCTGCATCAGTTCCCACGCTGTGAGTCGTGCGCCTTGCAGCACGGGGCGGGTTTCGTCGGCAATGACCCTGATTTGCTTCCCCTGTTCCCACGCCGCTCTGATCACACCGAGCGCAGTACCATACCCGGCCGTCGCCAACGCGCCGGCGTTGCAATGGGTAAGCACCGTCTGGCCGTGTTTAATTAATTCTGCCCCGTGCCGACCCATCGCTTTACAGAGCGCAATATCCTCGTCAAGGATTGCCTGAGATTCAGCGACCAAGGCTGCTTTGATGGATACGATCGACTGACTGCGGAGTTCACCCAGTTTCCGCTTCATCCGATCGATCGCCCAAAACAAATTGACAGCGGTCGGCCTCGTCGCAGCGAGCTGGTCACAAATCGCAAGGACGGCGGTTTCAAATTCGCTCCAGACAGTCGCCTTCACCGCCTGCGCTCCCAGCGCGATCCCCATTGCCGCGGTCACTCCAATCGCAGGAGCCCCTCTGACTTTAAGGTCACGGATTGCTCGCACGACTGTTTGGTACTCTCGGCAATCGAGAAACTCGACGGACTCAGGCAAGCGGCTTTGATCGAGCAGGCGAACTGCGCCATCGCTCCATTCAACCGTAGGAACCATGTTGTCATCTTGTAGCGAGAATGAACCGAGAGTGCAAGGCCCAGCGAGATGAACCCCAATGGCACGAGGGTGACAGCTTACGGGTGAGGCAAGGAGAAATCAGGAACGTGCGCCAGCGCGTTTTCCATTCGAGACAGAGTGGAGGGGCTTCGGATCAAGCTTGGCCAGCTCTCGTTCAAGCATGGCTCGGATGAATCCGCTGGTCGTATAACCTTGTTGTTTCAGATTATCCAACTGTACTTTCAGGTCTGCGGGTAGCTGAATGACAATTCGCACGAGTTTTGAGGGCATACCCGACTCCCTTGGTAAGCCTGCACGTACGGGTGCGTTGTGAGGGCTGCACATGCTATGCCTTGCTAGCATTCGGTCAGATATGAATAAAATTGAAGCCTTATGCGTAAGGGCTCAACCTGGAGATGTGGAAACAGTGCCGAAAACCGTCATGGATGACCTTGATTGTACAGTCTGTCGGTGCATCTTTGTTTAATCTTGCCATCCGTCAACAACCCGTCTCCAGACTCGACTCCAATTGGCTTGTTCACAGCTCCACACACACGCTGAGAGCCGTATCGGTTCCAATTTTTTATCTCGGGTCCTATGAATTGAGAGCATGGAAGTTGACAACTTGCCTGTGATCCAGACTCCTCCGTCCTCGTCCGTGCGCAAGATTTTGATCCCTTGCCCTGAATAGGCCTGGAGAACTTTGGGGTTCGGGTGTCCATACGGGTTATACCTACCGGCTGACACCACGGCGTACGTGGGGCGCAACAAGGTTAACCATTCCTCATCGAGGGAACTCACTGCTCCGTGATGAGGCACCTTTACCACTTCAACCGATTGCATAAATGGTTGTCGCTCCGTGCGAGACAGAGCATCCTGTTCAACATCAGCGGCAAACAAAAATGAGTGCCTGCCGCACTCCAATCGGCTGACGACCGATCGGTTATTGAGGATGCTCCCGACCCTCCGAGTCGTCGCTCCGTTCGCGTGCGTCGATTGAACCATCGGCGGATTCAACACGAGAAGCCTACAGGGACCGTCCGCTACAATCTCTTGCCCCTCATGGGCAACGTGCTCCTCGAGTCCTTTCTCGTGTAATGAGTCGACAAATCGTTGATAGAAGATTTCGTCTCGTCGCTCGCCGGAGCCCCAGTACCTTTTGACAGGAACGTGTCGGATCAACCAGGTCAGTCCACCGAGATGATCCAGTTGGGGATGCGTACCGATGAGATGATCGATCGTCCGGATCCCTCGGTTCCATAGATAGGGCGCCACAACGCCTCGCCCCATATCAAATCGCTCGTAGGCCGCGCCACCGTCAATGACAATGACCTCTTTATCAGGCAATTCAATGACCGCACTGTCACCCTGTCCTACATCCAAAAATGTGATCCGAAACCGGTCCCCGTCAAGCCACAACCTGGGCGACCAGATCCACCACAGCAAGATAACCGCAACACCTCCGATGGCAACTCCTCGAATAAGCCGTCCACCACTGAACCAAACAGCCAGAGCGAGACATCCGTAAAACGTCACTATAGTAACGAGGGCCGGCGCCGCCACATGCCATTCTCCTCCGGGAATCGTGGCGGTGACACGGACAGCCGATATGAATCCGTCAAAGAGCCATTGCATCACTCCAGCCATTGGCAAGTGCATTTCACCAGCCATCAGCTGCCAGACGCCGGCACCCAAACCTAAAGGGACAAGCACGGCGCCGGTGATCGGCACTGCTGCGAGATTCGTGATGACGCCAAGCCAAGGAATCTGGTTGAAATAGAAAGCGACCAACGGAAGTGTGGCTATCGTGACCACGCCACTCATCACGATCGCATCCTGGCCCCACCGCAAAATTTTGCACGTGACAGGACGGGATCGTTCGTCAACATCGTCTGTCCGTGACTCACTCGACCACACCATCCATCCAGCGATCGCGAGTACTGACACAAACGACAGCTGAAATGAGATGTCGAACACCGCCTGTGGATCGGGAAGGAGCAGAACGAGAGCCGCTACCGCCAGAGCATAAAAGATGCGACGTTCTTGTCCAAGCCAAAGGGCCAACAGTGCCACCAACACCATGATCAAGGAGCGCAACGTGGCCACTTCTGCACCGGCAAGACAGGCGTAGCCGACGACCGGCACAATCGTGCCCAGTGCCGCCAGTTGGGTTGCCGTCATGTATCGAGAAAGTCGGAGCAGCCATCCGCCCGGTAACAGCAGGAGCCCTCGGCGGATTGCTACAAACACGACGATGGCGACCAGACCCAAGTGGGATCCAGAAATCGAGATCAGGTGGACCGTCCCCGTTACCATGAATTCGTCGCGGAGCGATCCGTCAAAATAACCACGGTCTCCAATGACGACTCCCAGATATAAACCAAGGGCCGGCTGAGAGAGAGTTTGGATCGCAGCCGTTCGAATGCGCCCTCGCCAGCGATCAATTTGATTCCAAATCGTCCACCGTCCGTCGGTCAAACCCGATTGCAGAACCTGAACCGCGTCCGCTCCGGTCACCGAGGCCACCGCATCAATACCCTGACGCTCGAGATGCGCCGCGTAATCAAATCCTCCCGGATTCGATGAGCCTGTTGGAGGGCGTAGGCGCGCGTGGAACCCAATCCGGTCGCCGTGGAAGACCTGCCGCTCCGGCGCCCGCCATGTCAGTCTGACACGTTGGAAAGGTCGCGATTCCGAGGTCCCCTCGTCTAGCCTCACGATCAGCAGCATGCGATCAGACGATTGTTGAACAGGCACTATGATCCGTCCGCTCACGTCCAGGACAGCCTCATCGAATTGAGTCGCACCGGGATCACGAACAACGGGCCCAGCCATCGCCGTCCAATAGACGATACCCGCCAGCAGGCAGGCAAACCACCACGACCTGAGACGAGTGGGAATCAAAGCGGAACGTTCGACGGCGACACTAACAAAAGCAACGAGCAGCAGTACGCAGGAGATCACCAGCGGGAAATAGGGAACCTGTGACCCGACGAGAAGTCCGGCGATGAAAGCAAAGGTGAGGGACGGCAGCATTGGCCTCCCTCACTTGAGGGGAGTGATGATTATCCTAGATGGGTTCGAACGACCTGGGCCAACTGATTCGCAACTTCCTGGATAAGGGCGTCGCGTTCGCCCTCAACCATGATGCGTAACAACGATTCAGTTCCTGAATATCGAACCAGCACCCGCCCGCTTCCGTTCAGACGACGTTCGCCCGCGCGGATCGCTTCCTCGAGATCCGGAACCGTATCAAGATTGGGCTTGTGAGACACCTGAACGTTGACCAAGACTTGCGGAACTGCCGTCATCGCTTGGGCCAGCTCGGACAAAGGTTTTTGCGTCCGCTTCATTAACGACAATACCTGTAAGGCAGAAACCAATCCATCGCCCGTCGTGTTGTGATCGAGAAAAATAAAATGCCCGGACTGTTCCCCACCGAAGTTGAAACCGTCACCCAACATCCGTTCGAGGAGGTAGCGATCTCCCACCGCCGTTCGGGCCAGCGTGATCCCGGCTTTTGAGAGAGCCAGCTCAAGACCGAAGTTACTCATCACGGTACCCACGACAGTCTGCTTCGCCAAGCGACCCTGTCGATGAAGGTCGATTCCCAGCGCCGCCATGATATGATCTCCGTTGATCACATTTCCCTTTTCGCACACAAACATGGCTCGGTCGGCGTCACCATCCAGCGCGATCCCCACATGAGCGCCATGCTCCAACACGGCTTTCTGTACAAGTTCGGGATGGACGGCTCCACAGCCAGCGTTGATATTCATCCCGTCAGGGCTGTTTCCGATTACCTTCACTGTCGCACCGAGCTCGCGCAAGATAGCAGGCGCCACTTTGTAGGCGGCCCCGTGGGCACAGTCGACAACCAGCGTGATGCCCTGAAAGTCCAGATCCTTTGGCAACGACCGTTTGACGAACTCAATGTAGCGTCCTTCGGCGTCGTCGATACGGAATGCCTTGCCGATCGCATCGGCCGTCGGACGGAGATGGCTGATTTCATTCGACACGATGAGTTGCTCGATGCGCGCTTCCATCTCATCTGGCAATTTCAGACCGTCATTTGAAAAGAATTTGATCCCATTGTCTTGATAGGGGTTGTGCGATGCCGAAATCATCACACCGGCATCGGCCCGAAGGCTTCTGGTGAGGAAGGCGATAGCCGGAGTCGGCATCGGACCGACCAACAGCACGTCAACCCCCATCGAACAGATACCGGAGGTCAACGCGGACTCCAACATATAACCGGAGACGCGAGTGTCCTTGCCGATGACGATCCGGTGGCGCCCGGCTCGACGCATGAAGAGATGGGCGGCAGCTCGGCCAAGCTGCATCGCAGTCTCACTCGTCATGGGTTCGAGATTCGCGACCCCTCGAACTCCGTCCGTGCCAAACAATTTACGCATGTTGGACTCGCGCGGATGCGTTGGCGTACCGCGTGATCGCCGCCGCCATGGCCACGACCTCTTTCATCCCTCTGACATTATGGACACGAAGAATTCCGGCTCCCTTGCTGACTGCAAGGGCGATTGCTGCTGCCGTCCCCCAAGACCGTTCTTCCAACGGGCGGCCCAGTACTTGTCCGATAAACGCTTTCATCGATACTCCAACCAGAATCGGTCGGCCAAACTGAGCAAAGGACTCAAGTTGTCCTAGCAACGTCAGATTATGTACCAGCAGCTTACCAAATCCTATCCCCGGATCAAGCACGATCTGGTCTTGTCCAATCCCTCGTTCTCTACAGAACTTGACGCGTTCCCGGAAAAATTCCGTCACCTCGCCGACAACGTCGTCATACGACGGAGCTTCCTGCATCGTCTTTGGCATCCCCCGCATATGCATGAGCACGACTCCCGCCCCCGTCGCCGCCACCAGATCCGCCATGGCCGCATCAGCCTGCAGTGCGGTCACATCGTTGATGATCACCGCTCCCGCTTCCAGCGCAGCCCGCGCCACTGTTGATTTCTTCGTATCGACTGAGATTGGTATGGTCACCGCCTTTGCCACAGCCGTCACGACTGGCAACAGGCGTCGGAGTTCTTCTCCCGCCTCAATAGAGTCCGAACCGGGACGAGTGGATTCACCTCCGATGTCCAGCAAGTCGGCCCCTTCCTCCGTGAGTTGAAGTGCATGGCGGACTACGGCATCCGTCGTCGCATACTTCCCTCCGTCGAAAAATGAGTCAGGAGTGACATTAACCACGCCCATCACCAAAGGGCGATCACTGACCCCGATGGTTCGATCTTTGGCCCGCAGAATCACGGATCGTCAACCCCGCTCATGAACCCGATAGCTCCTATTTGAATGGTAACCTCGATCTCGTTCTGCCCGTTTCATGCGCGCAAAAACACACGAGCAAGCCTGGGTAGGATTTCCTTCCAAACACGAACGGAAACTCTGTGTGTCTCCCCCAACTCCTGTGCCCCGATAAGGAGCTGCGGGATGACGGAATGCAGTGATTAGGCAGGTACGGTCTGAGACGTGGACTGCATGAGAATCTGATCAATCTCCGGCGCATCAAGCACTTCCTTTTCCAAAAGTGCTTCTGCCAATGCTTTTAGACTGCGCATGTGGTCAGTAAGTAGCCGTTTGGCCCGTTCGTAATTTTCACTCACAAGCCGTTTGATTTCGCTGTCGATATCCAGCGCAACCTGCTCGCTGAAATCGCGTTTCGTCGCGATTTCTCGCCCCAGGAAAATCTCTTCCTCTTTTCGGCCGAACGTGAGCGGTCCCAGTTTCTCGCTCATTCCCCACTCACACACCATTTTTCTGGCCAAGTCGGTCGCCCGTTCCAGATCGTTTCCAGCTCCGGTGGTGATGTTCTTCAACACGAGTTCTTCCGCCACACGTCCACCCATCAGAATGGCCAGCGTGTTGTAGAGAAATTCCTTCGAATAGTTGTGCCGATCGTCCGTCGGCAGCTGCATGGTCACGCCCAACGCACGCCCACGGGGAATAATCGTGACTTTGTGAACGGGGTCCGTGCCGGGAAGTAACTTCGCCATAAGAGCATGGCCAGCTTCATGATAGGCTGTAATCCGTTTCTCCTCATCGCTCAGAATCATGCTCTTCCGTTCGGCTCCCATGAGGACTTTGTCCTTGGCCATCTCAAAATCGACCAGTTCGACTTCCTTCTTGTTCTGACGGGCCGCCCACAAAGCCGCTTCGTTCACGAGGTTCTCCAAATCGGCCCCGGAGAATCCCGGCGTGCCACGAGCAATCTTCTCCAGTTCAACGTCCACGGCAACCGGCACCTTCTTCGTATGAACCTTGAGAATTTCCGTACGTCCGCGCAAATCCGGTCGGTTCACGACGACTTGTCGGTCAAACCGACCCGGTCTCAACAATGCCGGATCTAGCACATCCGGGCGGTTGGTCGCCGCGATCAAAATGACGCCTTCCGTGGTGTCAAACCCATCCATTTCGACCAGCAGCTGGTTAAGGGTCTGTTCCCGCTCGTCGTGGCCACCACCCAGCCCTGCGCCACGGAGTCGTCCGACAGCGTCGATCTCATCAATGAAAATGATGCAGGGCGCGTGTTTCTTCCCCTGTTCGAACAGATCACGAACACGGGATGCGCCAACCCCCACGAACATTTCCACAAAGTCGGACCCGCTGATGCTAAAGAACGGGACCCCGGCTTCTCCTGCAATGGCTTTTGCCAATAAGGTTTTCCCGGTTCCGGGGGGACCGACGATCAACACCCCCTTGGGGATACGGCCGCCGAGCTTTTGGAATTTCCTCGGATCCTTGAGAAACTCGATGATCTCTAGCACTTCCTCTTTCGCTTCATCGATACCAGCCACATCGGAGAAGGTCACTTTCTTCCGTTCTTCCGTCAGCATCCGAGCGCGGCTTTTCCCGAACGATAAGGCCTTGTTGCCACCGATCTGCATCTGGCGCATCAAGAAGAACCAGAGACCTAGGAACAGAACGAACGGTCCCCATGTCACGAGAAACGTAATGTACCAAGGGCTTTCGTCCGGCGGCTTCGCCTCAATCTGTACTCCCTTTTCCCGAAGGACTTTGACGAGTTCCGGGTATTCCGCAGAGTAGGTTCGAATGCGAGTCTTATCTTTGAGAATCGCGCTGATATGGCTCGCTTTGATAATGACTTTTTCGATATCGCCCTTGTCGAGCTTGGCCATAAAATCGCTGAAAATGACTTCTTCTTCCGGCGCGTGCGTCGGAACGCTGAACAGATTGAACAGAAGAATCATGAAGAGCCCGACCACGACCCAAAAAAGAAGGTTCTTTGCTCTGGAATTCA contains the following coding sequences:
- the gcvH gene encoding glycine cleavage system protein GcvH; amino-acid sequence: MIPANLRYHQEHEWIRVNGTQATLGISHFAQDALGDIVFIDLPKVGASVTAGQQIGEVESTKTTSTIYTPISGTIVKVNTDLKDHPEVVNSDPYGKGWMAVVELSNPGEVEKLMTATQYETFLKNQKH
- a CDS encoding tetratricopeptide repeat protein, with protein sequence MMLPLTACHHTAYPVAPSIPPVESGINLQLDTQTRSLEEAYRAYVQGRYSKASILFKRFIEANPQSPRLSEARWWLARSYEAQGNVPGAIAEYRTLAGASSPPNDSASGYQAHAVRRLDALMQNGGTAVLSEMRSVVLSVSYVDWSRIADLSSWIAKVRKAGVTTLLIDAGTSMADLDRSPATGVYFKTSVVPLIDDLLGRVIPLAHAEGVAVFARLDLHQAAWMSPNPEWVNAVRGPSALLSQSSSLVDVLNPEYQQTVSRIVDDLCRTGIDGLVLQARMKKGFAEEISPTSWAVFERQFGSSTKGEPPSPSFWRWAGWKTRSYLRFVGQLRDQVRRERSTRSMVMTVHASAVLDPKASLIDYGEDLLETRLRGFDALVLLESEASTGGGIGRTELVKRLAQATTGERPLWLGLALTRSDPDMIPEAVTTTLTAMSEQPHTPLVLMNGAVVP
- the ndk gene encoding nucleoside-diphosphate kinase — its product is MSERTLAIIKPDAVKKHVIGDIISRYEKAGLKPVAMKLMHLSKATAEGFYAVHKARPFFESLCTFMSSGPAVVLVLQGENAIKKNREIMGATDPAKAEKGTIRAAHGANIEYNAVHGSDSPETARFEIGYFFSEMELVR
- the mtnA gene encoding S-methyl-5-thioribose-1-phosphate isomerase, with translation MVPTVEWSDGAVRLLDQSRLPESVEFLDCREYQTVVRAIRDLKVRGAPAIGVTAAMGIALGAQAVKATVWSEFETAVLAICDQLAATRPTAVNLFWAIDRMKRKLGELRSQSIVSIKAALVAESQAILDEDIALCKAMGRHGAELIKHGQTVLTHCNAGALATAGYGTALGVIRAAWEQGKQIRVIADETRPVLQGARLTAWELMQDKIPVTLITDNMAGALMRKGNIHLCVVGADRIAANGDVANKIGTYSVAVLAKAHRIPFYVAAPYSTIDLKTKSGDDIPIEQRNPAEVTSIHGSHPVAPAGVDVYNPAFDVTPAEYITGIITERGVFPPHELARTFSS
- a CDS encoding DNA internalization-related competence protein ComEC/Rec2, yielding MLPSLTFAFIAGLLVGSQVPYFPLVISCVLLLVAFVSVAVERSALIPTRLRSWWFACLLAGIVYWTAMAGPVVRDPGATQFDEAVLDVSGRIIVPVQQSSDRMLLIVRLDEGTSESRPFQRVRLTWRAPERQVFHGDRIGFHARLRPPTGSSNPGGFDYAAHLERQGIDAVASVTGADAVQVLQSGLTDGRWTIWNQIDRWRGRIRTAAIQTLSQPALGLYLGVVIGDRGYFDGSLRDEFMVTGTVHLISISGSHLGLVAIVVFVAIRRGLLLLPGGWLLRLSRYMTATQLAALGTIVPVVGYACLAGAEVATLRSLIMVLVALLALWLGQERRIFYALAVAALVLLLPDPQAVFDISFQLSFVSVLAIAGWMVWSSESRTDDVDERSRPVTCKILRWGQDAIVMSGVVTIATLPLVAFYFNQIPWLGVITNLAAVPITGAVLVPLGLGAGVWQLMAGEMHLPMAGVMQWLFDGFISAVRVTATIPGGEWHVAAPALVTIVTFYGCLALAVWFSGGRLIRGVAIGGVAVILLWWIWSPRLWLDGDRFRITFLDVGQGDSAVIELPDKEVIVIDGGAAYERFDMGRGVVAPYLWNRGIRTIDHLIGTHPQLDHLGGLTWLIRHVPVKRYWGSGERRDEIFYQRFVDSLHEKGLEEHVAHEGQEIVADGPCRLLVLNPPMVQSTHANGATTRRVGSILNNRSVVSRLECGRHSFLFAADVEQDALSRTERQPFMQSVEVVKVPHHGAVSSLDEEWLTLLRPTYAVVSAGRYNPYGHPNPKVLQAYSGQGIKILRTDEDGGVWITGKLSTSMLSIHRTRDKKLEPIRLSACVWSCEQANWSRVWRRVVDGWQD
- the glmM gene encoding phosphoglucosamine mutase encodes the protein MRKLFGTDGVRGVANLEPMTSETAMQLGRAAAHLFMRRAGRHRIVIGKDTRVSGYMLESALTSGICSMGVDVLLVGPMPTPAIAFLTRSLRADAGVMISASHNPYQDNGIKFFSNDGLKLPDEMEARIEQLIVSNEISHLRPTADAIGKAFRIDDAEGRYIEFVKRSLPKDLDFQGITLVVDCAHGAAYKVAPAILRELGATVKVIGNSPDGMNINAGCGAVHPELVQKAVLEHGAHVGIALDGDADRAMFVCEKGNVINGDHIMAALGIDLHRQGRLAKQTVVGTVMSNFGLELALSKAGITLARTAVGDRYLLERMLGDGFNFGGEQSGHFIFLDHNTTGDGLVSALQVLSLMKRTQKPLSELAQAMTAVPQVLVNVQVSHKPNLDTVPDLEEAIRAGERRLNGSGRVLVRYSGTESLLRIMVEGERDALIQEVANQLAQVVRTHLG
- the folP gene encoding dihydropteroate synthase, with product MILRAKDRTIGVSDRPLVMGVVNVTPDSFFDGGKYATTDAVVRHALQLTEEGADLLDIGGESTRPGSDSIEAGEELRRLLPVVTAVAKAVTIPISVDTKKSTVARAALEAGAVIINDVTALQADAAMADLVAATGAGVVLMHMRGMPKTMQEAPSYDDVVGEVTEFFRERVKFCRERGIGQDQIVLDPGIGFGKLLVHNLTLLGQLESFAQFGRPILVGVSMKAFIGQVLGRPLEERSWGTAAAIALAVSKGAGILRVHNVRGMKEVVAMAAAITRYANASARVQHA
- the ftsH gene encoding ATP-dependent zinc metalloprotease FtsH, whose protein sequence is MNSRAKNLLFWVVVGLFMILLFNLFSVPTHAPEEEVIFSDFMAKLDKGDIEKVIIKASHISAILKDKTRIRTYSAEYPELVKVLREKGVQIEAKPPDESPWYITFLVTWGPFVLFLGLWFFLMRQMQIGGNKALSFGKSRARMLTEERKKVTFSDVAGIDEAKEEVLEIIEFLKDPRKFQKLGGRIPKGVLIVGPPGTGKTLLAKAIAGEAGVPFFSISGSDFVEMFVGVGASRVRDLFEQGKKHAPCIIFIDEIDAVGRLRGAGLGGGHDEREQTLNQLLVEMDGFDTTEGVILIAATNRPDVLDPALLRPGRFDRQVVVNRPDLRGRTEILKVHTKKVPVAVDVELEKIARGTPGFSGADLENLVNEAALWAARQNKKEVELVDFEMAKDKVLMGAERKSMILSDEEKRITAYHEAGHALMAKLLPGTDPVHKVTIIPRGRALGVTMQLPTDDRHNYSKEFLYNTLAILMGGRVAEELVLKNITTGAGNDLERATDLARKMVCEWGMSEKLGPLTFGRKEEEIFLGREIATKRDFSEQVALDIDSEIKRLVSENYERAKRLLTDHMRSLKALAEALLEKEVLDAPEIDQILMQSTSQTVPA